Part of the Paenibacillus kyungheensis genome, CCTTGTCGTCCCAATTCGTAAGCCATGGTGCGACATAATACACCTGCTCCGCCTGTAATTACGACCACCTTGCCTTTAAGATGAGAGTGTAGTGGAAGTTCACTTGCTTCTGTTTCGGTAGGTGGTTCGCCAGCTGTTTTTTCAGCAGAACGAATCACTTCACGTAACGTTTTGTCTACAAGCGCATTCCCTGTTGAAGGCTTGGTAGGCGCGGTTGGAGGGACATCGGCAGCGAATAATGTATCTGTTTCTACATCTGAAGTAGGTTTATGATGATCGTCTTTTCCTGTAAAAGATTGGCTCAAAGGTATCCCTTCCTTTCACATAGTGCTTCTTTGGGTGTTACAACGTTCAAGAATGCTTATATTGAAATGAATCCCACAATCCCCATAGATACATAATACCCAAAGCACGGTCATACAACCCGTAACCCGGTCGACATTCTTCATTCCAGATATGTCTGCCATGATCCGGTCGGCAATATCCTGTAAATCCTTCTTCTTGATATGCCTGTACAATCCCTGTTAGATTCACTGTGCCATCTTGTGTACGATGAGACGTTTCTGCAAAATCGCCGTTCTCTTCGACTTTGACATTACGCAAATGGGTAAATGGAATTCGATCCGCAAATTCATGTACCATCGATACAATATCATTTTCTGGGTTAGCTCCAAGTGAACCACTACATAATGTGATGCCATGTGACGGACTATTATACATTTGCAAAAAGCGCCGAATATTATCCTGACTGCGAATAATACGAGGCAGACCAAAAATCGACCACGGTGGATCATCAGGATGAATGGCCATTTGGATACCATTTGCTTCAGCGACAGGAATAATCTCATCCAAAAAGTACTGTAAATTATTCCACAAATCCTCTTCGGTAAATCCTTCATAAGCTTTGAACAATTCGGTTAAATGGGTTAACCGTTCAGGTTCCCAGCCGGGCATCGTTAACGCAGAATTGGCATTGATCTGGGCTACTAATTCCAGTGGATCGATATTTTCGATTTTACTTTTTTCATAAAAAAGAGAAGTAGAGCCATCTGCCGCAGGACGATGTAGATCGGTACGTAACCAATCGAAAATAGGCATAAAATTATAACAAATGACCTGTACCCCAATTTCAGCCAAATGGATAATGGTTTGTTTGTAATTGGCAATATACTGATCGCGTGAAGGCAATCCAAGCTTGATATCTTCATGAATGTTAACGCTCTCAACAACATGCGTATGTAGACCATAACGATTGGCAGTCGCCTGAATCTCATGAATCCGTTCTTGCGGCCATACTTCACCAACAGGCACATCATGCAGTGCCCAGACAATGCCTTCGACTCCGGGAATCTGCCGAATCTGTTCTAATGTGACGGTATCGTTATGCTCGCCGAACCATCTGAATACCATTTTCATTACGATAACACCTCCAACGTTTATAGTGCATATCCTGAATTGTATAAAATAAGTATAACTATAACAATAAAGTAAGAATATTCATTACACAACAACGAACTTGCCCGCCAGTAGGAGAGCAAGTTCATAGTTAGGCTTTCCATTCGGAAGGCATCATCATTTGATTTTTGCGATAATGACTGGGCGATATACCCGACCAGCGCTTGAATTGCCTGCTAAAATGAGCAATATCACGATACCCCAAAATCGAAGCGATATCTTGTATCGACATTCGTTGATCGGACAATAATAATTTGGATTTGTGAAGCACAAGATTAGATAAGTAGCTACGTGGAGAAATCGCAAATACCTGATGAAAAATTCGATTGCAATGAGAAGGGCTGATACCTAGTTCTGCTGCAATATCATCAATCCCATAATGAGAATCAGAAGTCGCTTCCAGTTGAGCAATATTTCGATTAGCTATCCCTTGTAATCGAGCAGCAATCTGATGTGCCATCTCGACATGAGCATAACTAGCAGGAGCAAGACCAGCCGCTTCATTAGATATCGCTTCCCAAAGGACACCAAACAATTCAAATACCGCAGCTTGCAGATGCATTCGACGCGTAATGATATGTTCATCTGTCTGTTCGATAGGATTGGCAATTTTGAGTAAGTATGGTTGCATCGCTTGAGCTACTGCACTGGATTGTTTGAACATAACTTGATTCAATCGCTCTAACAAAGATAGAAATAAGCGATCATCAATATCGAAATGAATACAAAAATACGTAAAAGACTGTCCTTCGATCGTGCGACTGGAATGAGAAGTACCGGGTGGGAGAATCATCAGATCGCCGTTTTGCTGAACATAACTTTGAGAGCCAACAGTCATTAATTGTTGACCTTCTAACACATAATTAATCTCATATTGTGGATGATCGTGAATAGGATATTGCCAATCTGTACTGACAGTACGCAAGTGAATACCGAACAAATTCATTGTTGTCTGCACATCGGGAAAAATGGTCTCAGCTAGACTTTGTCCCCATTCGGGTGGAATAAAGGAAGTAGACATGGACAACCTCCAATCTCACTATAATGCTTGATTTGGGTAAATAGTGGAGCGATTTGGCAATGGTATTACAGAATGTAGTTTGTTAGGATAAATCTGAACTATTAAGGTAATTACTGATAGCATACACGGATACTTATCAAAATGAAAGGGGTTACATGAAATGATA contains:
- the uxuA gene encoding mannonate dehydratase; the protein is MKMVFRWFGEHNDTVTLEQIRQIPGVEGIVWALHDVPVGEVWPQERIHEIQATANRYGLHTHVVESVNIHEDIKLGLPSRDQYIANYKQTIIHLAEIGVQVICYNFMPIFDWLRTDLHRPAADGSTSLFYEKSKIENIDPLELVAQINANSALTMPGWEPERLTHLTELFKAYEGFTEEDLWNNLQYFLDEIIPVAEANGIQMAIHPDDPPWSIFGLPRIIRSQDNIRRFLQMYNSPSHGITLCSGSLGANPENDIVSMVHEFADRIPFTHLRNVKVEENGDFAETSHRTQDGTVNLTGIVQAYQEEGFTGYCRPDHGRHIWNEECRPGYGLYDRALGIMYLWGLWDSFQYKHS
- a CDS encoding helix-turn-helix domain-containing protein, whose translation is MSTSFIPPEWGQSLAETIFPDVQTTMNLFGIHLRTVSTDWQYPIHDHPQYEINYVLEGQQLMTVGSQSYVQQNGDLMILPPGTSHSSRTIEGQSFTYFCIHFDIDDRLFLSLLERLNQVMFKQSSAVAQAMQPYLLKIANPIEQTDEHIITRRMHLQAAVFELFGVLWEAISNEAAGLAPASYAHVEMAHQIAARLQGIANRNIAQLEATSDSHYGIDDIAAELGISPSHCNRIFHQVFAISPRSYLSNLVLHKSKLLLSDQRMSIQDIASILGYRDIAHFSRQFKRWSGISPSHYRKNQMMMPSEWKA